A stretch of the Macaca mulatta isolate MMU2019108-1 chromosome 16, T2T-MMU8v2.0, whole genome shotgun sequence genome encodes the following:
- the TLCD2 gene encoding TLC domain-containing protein 2 (The RefSeq protein has 1 substitution compared to this genomic sequence), giving the protein MAPPGLLVAGASFLAFRGLHWGLRRLPTPELAARDRWQWRNLCVSLAHSLLSGAGALLGLSLHPQMATDPIHGHPSWALVLVAVSVGYFLADGADLLWNQTLGKTWDLLCHHLVVVSCLSTAVLSGHYVGFSMVSLLLELNSACLHLRKLLLLSRQAPSLAFSVTSWASLATLALFRLVPLGWMSLWLFRQRHQVPLALVTLGGIGLVTVGVMSIILGIRILVNDVLRSRPHPPSPGHEKTRGTRTHRDDGPVTRDNSTLSLKD; this is encoded by the exons ATGGCGCCCCCGGGGCTCCTGGTGGCCGGCGCCTCCTTCCTTGCGTTCCGAGGGCTGCACTGGGGGCTGCGGCGGCTGCCCACGCCGGAATTGGCCGCTCGGGACCGCTGGCAGTGGCGGAACCTCTGCGTCTCCCTGGCGCACAGCCTGCTCTCGGGGGCCGGGGCACTGCTCGG CCTGTCACTGCACCCTCAGATGGCCACCGACCCCATCCATGGCCACCCGAGCTGGGCCCTGGTGCTGGTGGCCGTGTCTGTGG GTTACTTCCTGGCAGACGGAGCTGACCTGCTGCGGAACCAGACCTTGGGCAAGACTTGGGATCTTCTCTGTCATCATTTGGTG GTGGTGAGCTGCCTCAGCACCGCTGTTCTGTCTGGCCACTACGTGGGCTTCTCCATGGTGTCTCTGCTCCTGGAGTTGAACTCTGCCTGCTTGCACCTGCGGAAGCTGCTGTTGCTCTCTCGCCAGGCCCCATCCCTGGCCTTCAGCGTGACCAGCTGGGCCTCCTTGGCCACCCTGGCCCTCTTCCGCCTGGTCCCGCTGGGGTGGATGAGTCTGTGGCTATTCCGGCAGCGCCACCAGGTTCCTCTTGCTCTGGTCACCCTGGGTGGAATTGGGCTGGTCACTGTGGGCGTCATGAGCATCATATTGGGGATCCGCATTCTGGTCAATGATGTCCTGCGGTCTCGACCCCATCCACCCAGCCCCGGGCACGAGAAAACCAGGGGGACCAGGACACATCGTGACGATGGACCTGTCACCAGGGACAATTCCACTCTCAGCCTGAAAGACTAG